Proteins co-encoded in one Perca flavescens isolate YP-PL-M2 chromosome 11, PFLA_1.0, whole genome shotgun sequence genomic window:
- the ccdc93 gene encoding coiled-coil domain-containing protein 93 isoform X1 gives MLNVTMCLFVCNVGPSTLEFIMAAAASVFHRVRTGSKIGAQYDQEGNLIQVETREDEEQSVKLAEILELLLAAGYFRARIKGLSPFDKVVGGMTWCITTCNFDIDVDLLFQENSTIGQKIALTEKIVSVLPKMKCPHRLEPHQIQGLDFIHIFPVIQWLVKRAIETREEMGDYVRAYSVSQFQKTHSLPEDEEFLQRKDKAVRAVLDVLEVYKPQRKYRRQRDAGELLDEESRVHSTLLEYGRMSHFLLRYGFSKQSKQDKVDERKASLATGSQAAPPGMAEVSEEEDLQAAEEMRIKTLMTSMAAMANEEGKLTASAVGQIVGLQSEEIKQIASEYAEKQSELSAEERSERYGPLQQHRRAVASLNKLIQQKTKQLEELQAKHAEMKTGCDDAKRNLIEATEHSEKLLKELKSLGEIEEQADSSLLEKLRALVTMNENLKQQEQEFRTHCREEMARLQQNIEELKASSGQDTEEEEERNQLIDKQYNSDREKLQKIRLLMARKNREIAILQRKIDEVPSRAELTQYQKRFIELYSQVSATHKETKQFFTLYNTLDDKKVYLEKEVNLLNSIHDNFQQAMSSSAAKEQFLRQMEQIVEGIKQSRIKMEKKKQENKMRRDQLNDEYLELLDKQRLYFKTVKDFKEECRKNEMLLSKLRAKGAS, from the exons CAACACTTGAGTTCATCATGGCGGCGGCTGCGTCTGTTTTCCACAGAGTGAGAACTGGCTCGAAAATAGGTGCCCAGTATGACCAGGAAGGCAACCTTattcag GTGGAAACCCGAGAGGATGAGGAGCAGAGCGTCAAGCTGGCCGAGATCCTGGAGCTCCTGCTGGCAGCCGGATACTTCAGAGCACGAATTAAAGGATTGTCACCTTTTGataag GTGGTCGGTGGTATGACCTGGTGCATCACTACATGTAACTTTGACATTGATGTGGATCTTCTTTTCCAAGAAAACTCAACCATTGGCCAGAAAAT aGCTCTGACAGAGAAAATAGTGTCTGTTCTACCGAAGATGAAGTGTCCTCATCGCCTGGAGCCCCATCAAATCCAAGGGCTGGATTTTATCCACATTTTCCCAGTGATACAA TGGCTAGTGAAGCGAGCCATAGAGACCAGGGAAGAGATGGGCGACTATGTGAGAGCCTACTCCGTTTCTCAGTTCCAGAAGACCCACAGCCTTCCTGAG GATGAAGAGTTCCTCCAGAGGAAAGACAAGGCTGTGAGGGCCGTTCTGGATGTATTG GAAGTGTACAAACCCCAGAGGAAGTACCGGAGGCAGAGGGATGCAGGAGAGCTTCTGGACGAGGAGTCAAGGGTTCACTCCACTCTGCTGGAATACGGCAG AATGTCCCATTTCCTCCT acgTTATGGATTCAGCAAACAGTCCAAACAAGACAAG GTTGACGAGAGGAAGGCTTCGCTGGCCACTGGCTCTCAGGCAGCGCCCCCTGGAATGGCAGAAGTGTCCGAGGAAGAAGACCTGCAGGCAGCGGAGGAG atgcGAATCAAAACCCTGATGACCAGCATGGCTGCCATGGCAAATGAAGAG GGGAAGCTGACAGCAAGTGCAGTGGGTCAGATAGTGGGACTGCAGTCTGAGGAGATCAAACAGATTGCATCTGAGTACGCTGAGAAG CAGTCGGAGCTCTCGGCAGAGGAGCGCTCGGAGCGCTACGGCCCGCTGCAGCAACACCGCCGGGCAGTGGCCTCACTCAACAAactgatccagcagaagactaaACAACTGGAGGAG CTACAAGCCAAGCATGCAGAGATGAAAACTGGCTGTGACGATGCCAAAAGAAATCTGATTGAG GCTACAGAGCACTCTGAGAAACTGTTGAAGGAGCTGAAGTCTTTAGGCGAGATAGAGGAGCAGGCTGACAGCAG CTTGCTGGAGAAGCTGAGGGCTCTGGTGACAATGAACGAGAACCTTAAGCAGCAGGAGCAGGAGTTCCGCACACACTGCAGA GAAGAGATGGCCCGTCTGCAGCAGAACATCGAGGAGTTGAAGGCGTCATCAGGACAGGatacagaggaggaggag GAGAGGAACCAGCTGATAGACAAACAGTACAactcagacagagagaaactACAGAAGATCCGTCTGCTCATG GCTCGGAAGAACCGTGAGATTGCCATCCTGCAGAGGAAGATCGATGAGGtgccgagccgagccgagctgACCCAGTACCAAAAGAGATTCATTGAACTCTACAGCCAAG TTTCTGCAACACATAAAGAGACCAAGCAGTTCTTCACACTGTATAACACGTTAGACGACAAGAAGGTGTATCTGGAGAAGGAG GTGAATCTGCTGAATTCCATTCACGACAACTTCCAACA GGCCATGTCGTCTTCAGCAGCCAAGGAGCAGTTCCTCAGACAGATGGAGCAAATAGTGGAGGGAATCAAACAGAGTCGCATCAAG atggagaagaagaagcaggaaAACAAAATGAGGAGGGACCAGCTGAACGATGAGTACCTGGAGCTGCTCGACAAGCAGAGGCTGTACTTCAAAACTGTCAAGGACTTTAAAGAG GAGTGTCGGAAGAATGAGATGCTGCTGTCCAAACTGAGAGCGAAAGGAGCCTCTTAG
- the ccdc93 gene encoding coiled-coil domain-containing protein 93 isoform X2 encodes MLNVTMCLFVCNVGPSTLEFIMAAAASVFHRVRTGSKIGAQYDQEGNLIQVETREDEEQSVKLAEILELLLAAGYFRARIKGLSPFDKVVGGMTWCITTCNFDIDVDLLFQENSTIGQKIALTEKIVSVLPKMKCPHRLEPHQIQGLDFIHIFPVIQWLVKRAIETREEMGDYVRAYSVSQFQKTHSLPEDEEFLQRKDKAVRAVLDVLEVYKPQRKYRRQRDAGELLDEESRVHSTLLEYGRRYGFSKQSKQDKVDERKASLATGSQAAPPGMAEVSEEEDLQAAEEMRIKTLMTSMAAMANEEGKLTASAVGQIVGLQSEEIKQIASEYAEKQSELSAEERSERYGPLQQHRRAVASLNKLIQQKTKQLEELQAKHAEMKTGCDDAKRNLIEATEHSEKLLKELKSLGEIEEQADSSLLEKLRALVTMNENLKQQEQEFRTHCREEMARLQQNIEELKASSGQDTEEEEERNQLIDKQYNSDREKLQKIRLLMARKNREIAILQRKIDEVPSRAELTQYQKRFIELYSQVSATHKETKQFFTLYNTLDDKKVYLEKEVNLLNSIHDNFQQAMSSSAAKEQFLRQMEQIVEGIKQSRIKMEKKKQENKMRRDQLNDEYLELLDKQRLYFKTVKDFKEECRKNEMLLSKLRAKGAS; translated from the exons CAACACTTGAGTTCATCATGGCGGCGGCTGCGTCTGTTTTCCACAGAGTGAGAACTGGCTCGAAAATAGGTGCCCAGTATGACCAGGAAGGCAACCTTattcag GTGGAAACCCGAGAGGATGAGGAGCAGAGCGTCAAGCTGGCCGAGATCCTGGAGCTCCTGCTGGCAGCCGGATACTTCAGAGCACGAATTAAAGGATTGTCACCTTTTGataag GTGGTCGGTGGTATGACCTGGTGCATCACTACATGTAACTTTGACATTGATGTGGATCTTCTTTTCCAAGAAAACTCAACCATTGGCCAGAAAAT aGCTCTGACAGAGAAAATAGTGTCTGTTCTACCGAAGATGAAGTGTCCTCATCGCCTGGAGCCCCATCAAATCCAAGGGCTGGATTTTATCCACATTTTCCCAGTGATACAA TGGCTAGTGAAGCGAGCCATAGAGACCAGGGAAGAGATGGGCGACTATGTGAGAGCCTACTCCGTTTCTCAGTTCCAGAAGACCCACAGCCTTCCTGAG GATGAAGAGTTCCTCCAGAGGAAAGACAAGGCTGTGAGGGCCGTTCTGGATGTATTG GAAGTGTACAAACCCCAGAGGAAGTACCGGAGGCAGAGGGATGCAGGAGAGCTTCTGGACGAGGAGTCAAGGGTTCACTCCACTCTGCTGGAATACGGCAG acgTTATGGATTCAGCAAACAGTCCAAACAAGACAAG GTTGACGAGAGGAAGGCTTCGCTGGCCACTGGCTCTCAGGCAGCGCCCCCTGGAATGGCAGAAGTGTCCGAGGAAGAAGACCTGCAGGCAGCGGAGGAG atgcGAATCAAAACCCTGATGACCAGCATGGCTGCCATGGCAAATGAAGAG GGGAAGCTGACAGCAAGTGCAGTGGGTCAGATAGTGGGACTGCAGTCTGAGGAGATCAAACAGATTGCATCTGAGTACGCTGAGAAG CAGTCGGAGCTCTCGGCAGAGGAGCGCTCGGAGCGCTACGGCCCGCTGCAGCAACACCGCCGGGCAGTGGCCTCACTCAACAAactgatccagcagaagactaaACAACTGGAGGAG CTACAAGCCAAGCATGCAGAGATGAAAACTGGCTGTGACGATGCCAAAAGAAATCTGATTGAG GCTACAGAGCACTCTGAGAAACTGTTGAAGGAGCTGAAGTCTTTAGGCGAGATAGAGGAGCAGGCTGACAGCAG CTTGCTGGAGAAGCTGAGGGCTCTGGTGACAATGAACGAGAACCTTAAGCAGCAGGAGCAGGAGTTCCGCACACACTGCAGA GAAGAGATGGCCCGTCTGCAGCAGAACATCGAGGAGTTGAAGGCGTCATCAGGACAGGatacagaggaggaggag GAGAGGAACCAGCTGATAGACAAACAGTACAactcagacagagagaaactACAGAAGATCCGTCTGCTCATG GCTCGGAAGAACCGTGAGATTGCCATCCTGCAGAGGAAGATCGATGAGGtgccgagccgagccgagctgACCCAGTACCAAAAGAGATTCATTGAACTCTACAGCCAAG TTTCTGCAACACATAAAGAGACCAAGCAGTTCTTCACACTGTATAACACGTTAGACGACAAGAAGGTGTATCTGGAGAAGGAG GTGAATCTGCTGAATTCCATTCACGACAACTTCCAACA GGCCATGTCGTCTTCAGCAGCCAAGGAGCAGTTCCTCAGACAGATGGAGCAAATAGTGGAGGGAATCAAACAGAGTCGCATCAAG atggagaagaagaagcaggaaAACAAAATGAGGAGGGACCAGCTGAACGATGAGTACCTGGAGCTGCTCGACAAGCAGAGGCTGTACTTCAAAACTGTCAAGGACTTTAAAGAG GAGTGTCGGAAGAATGAGATGCTGCTGTCCAAACTGAGAGCGAAAGGAGCCTCTTAG
- the ccdc93 gene encoding coiled-coil domain-containing protein 93 isoform X3 — MAAAASVFHRVRTGSKIGAQYDQEGNLIQVETREDEEQSVKLAEILELLLAAGYFRARIKGLSPFDKVVGGMTWCITTCNFDIDVDLLFQENSTIGQKIALTEKIVSVLPKMKCPHRLEPHQIQGLDFIHIFPVIQWLVKRAIETREEMGDYVRAYSVSQFQKTHSLPEDEEFLQRKDKAVRAVLDVLEVYKPQRKYRRQRDAGELLDEESRVHSTLLEYGRMSHFLLRYGFSKQSKQDKVDERKASLATGSQAAPPGMAEVSEEEDLQAAEEMRIKTLMTSMAAMANEEGKLTASAVGQIVGLQSEEIKQIASEYAEKQSELSAEERSERYGPLQQHRRAVASLNKLIQQKTKQLEELQAKHAEMKTGCDDAKRNLIEATEHSEKLLKELKSLGEIEEQADSSLLEKLRALVTMNENLKQQEQEFRTHCREEMARLQQNIEELKASSGQDTEEEEERNQLIDKQYNSDREKLQKIRLLMARKNREIAILQRKIDEVPSRAELTQYQKRFIELYSQVSATHKETKQFFTLYNTLDDKKVYLEKEVNLLNSIHDNFQQAMSSSAAKEQFLRQMEQIVEGIKQSRIKMEKKKQENKMRRDQLNDEYLELLDKQRLYFKTVKDFKEECRKNEMLLSKLRAKGAS, encoded by the exons ATGGCGGCGGCTGCGTCTGTTTTCCACAGAGTGAGAACTGGCTCGAAAATAGGTGCCCAGTATGACCAGGAAGGCAACCTTattcag GTGGAAACCCGAGAGGATGAGGAGCAGAGCGTCAAGCTGGCCGAGATCCTGGAGCTCCTGCTGGCAGCCGGATACTTCAGAGCACGAATTAAAGGATTGTCACCTTTTGataag GTGGTCGGTGGTATGACCTGGTGCATCACTACATGTAACTTTGACATTGATGTGGATCTTCTTTTCCAAGAAAACTCAACCATTGGCCAGAAAAT aGCTCTGACAGAGAAAATAGTGTCTGTTCTACCGAAGATGAAGTGTCCTCATCGCCTGGAGCCCCATCAAATCCAAGGGCTGGATTTTATCCACATTTTCCCAGTGATACAA TGGCTAGTGAAGCGAGCCATAGAGACCAGGGAAGAGATGGGCGACTATGTGAGAGCCTACTCCGTTTCTCAGTTCCAGAAGACCCACAGCCTTCCTGAG GATGAAGAGTTCCTCCAGAGGAAAGACAAGGCTGTGAGGGCCGTTCTGGATGTATTG GAAGTGTACAAACCCCAGAGGAAGTACCGGAGGCAGAGGGATGCAGGAGAGCTTCTGGACGAGGAGTCAAGGGTTCACTCCACTCTGCTGGAATACGGCAG AATGTCCCATTTCCTCCT acgTTATGGATTCAGCAAACAGTCCAAACAAGACAAG GTTGACGAGAGGAAGGCTTCGCTGGCCACTGGCTCTCAGGCAGCGCCCCCTGGAATGGCAGAAGTGTCCGAGGAAGAAGACCTGCAGGCAGCGGAGGAG atgcGAATCAAAACCCTGATGACCAGCATGGCTGCCATGGCAAATGAAGAG GGGAAGCTGACAGCAAGTGCAGTGGGTCAGATAGTGGGACTGCAGTCTGAGGAGATCAAACAGATTGCATCTGAGTACGCTGAGAAG CAGTCGGAGCTCTCGGCAGAGGAGCGCTCGGAGCGCTACGGCCCGCTGCAGCAACACCGCCGGGCAGTGGCCTCACTCAACAAactgatccagcagaagactaaACAACTGGAGGAG CTACAAGCCAAGCATGCAGAGATGAAAACTGGCTGTGACGATGCCAAAAGAAATCTGATTGAG GCTACAGAGCACTCTGAGAAACTGTTGAAGGAGCTGAAGTCTTTAGGCGAGATAGAGGAGCAGGCTGACAGCAG CTTGCTGGAGAAGCTGAGGGCTCTGGTGACAATGAACGAGAACCTTAAGCAGCAGGAGCAGGAGTTCCGCACACACTGCAGA GAAGAGATGGCCCGTCTGCAGCAGAACATCGAGGAGTTGAAGGCGTCATCAGGACAGGatacagaggaggaggag GAGAGGAACCAGCTGATAGACAAACAGTACAactcagacagagagaaactACAGAAGATCCGTCTGCTCATG GCTCGGAAGAACCGTGAGATTGCCATCCTGCAGAGGAAGATCGATGAGGtgccgagccgagccgagctgACCCAGTACCAAAAGAGATTCATTGAACTCTACAGCCAAG TTTCTGCAACACATAAAGAGACCAAGCAGTTCTTCACACTGTATAACACGTTAGACGACAAGAAGGTGTATCTGGAGAAGGAG GTGAATCTGCTGAATTCCATTCACGACAACTTCCAACA GGCCATGTCGTCTTCAGCAGCCAAGGAGCAGTTCCTCAGACAGATGGAGCAAATAGTGGAGGGAATCAAACAGAGTCGCATCAAG atggagaagaagaagcaggaaAACAAAATGAGGAGGGACCAGCTGAACGATGAGTACCTGGAGCTGCTCGACAAGCAGAGGCTGTACTTCAAAACTGTCAAGGACTTTAAAGAG GAGTGTCGGAAGAATGAGATGCTGCTGTCCAAACTGAGAGCGAAAGGAGCCTCTTAG